The Solanum pennellii chromosome 4, SPENNV200 genomic interval TCGACCAAATAACGATTGATATCTTTtgacttaatttattttgaagacTACTTTCTATTGTAAGTTACAACTAAAAAGCAACCTAATCGTACCCTCTGTGActctttcttatttcttttaatagcgattatgatattattaaagtttaaattaaatttacattACATAAGATTTTATTTAGGGAGTTACAGATTCACGATAATTTTAACCTTTGTCATTTGTATCACATTCAAAACGCTTGATCTTTGCGTGAAGAGGAAGTGTGACACCACAATTTAGTTCAATTTCATGTATGTATTTTGTTTATacactataaatatataaataaataaaaaagaagataaaatgaGTAACATTATTATCGAAAGTTAGTGTATTTAGCCTAGTAAACTTTTAGAAGTCATTTGATTTTAgaccaacaaaaaaaagaaaaaagggaagagCCGACCATCAACACCATTTTTAATAACCTCAATGATTATTCTGTACTTCTTTAGATAATTATTTGAAGAGTTGAATTTCAAGTTTCCTGTCTACAAAAGCTATTTTTAGCTAAACATGTGGAAAAATTGATGAGTATCAATTATTATCCACTTTATTATAAATctcattatttcaaaatatttattaatttatatatataatttgtataattttacaaaaacattCTTAAGAGATAATTAATaagattatcttttttttaatctatgatatctttaaaattgtatagaaaaaaaagtaattaactaATCTGAGATCAACGTAATGTGTTTGATTGTTGGATTAAGATTTTAAGGAGTACTAATATTGTTTTCAGTTCAATTAACAGAAGAATCTATATATCAGTTGATTACTGAATAAATAGTACatctaagaaataaaataattaaatatatataacaaataccttaataaaataatatatacatctttttattattattaatgcaTTAGGTTAACTTTTATCGGTTACCAATAACCCGTAAATACTTTGAATCGTAGAATAAAATTATTCCTCCCATAATTAATTAGTGAAATTGTTGTGGAAAATAGCTCCGATGGAATATGTCGGCCGATTTTGTACTTATCTTTAAGGAAGATCAACGTGGCGGCCGTGCCTAGACGACAGACTAGCAGCCaagcaaagaaaacaaattactCTCCCTTTATGCGTGCTCCATATGCTCTCTTCCCTCAATCATCCACACAAACGCGGAACGAACGTGATGGAATAATAAATACtcttttattgataattttttatttaaagtatttgtattaGAGAATgcgtaaataaaatttatatatttaaatttaattaaatttcaatataaataacaaataattaatatcacaTCATCATACACCACCCACCCTGGGGTTTTCTCTTtccatatataaatacaaaatttatctCTATATTCCCACCtccatatatattctaataACAAACGTTCTCTCATATATctaattttctcctttctccatCTTCTTTCTTCTGAAAAACTAACAAAAGAAgtgaatatattaatttttttcagtaTGATggaaggagaaaagagaaaacagAGGCAACACCAGCAAGATAAGCCATACAGAGGAATACGGATGAGGAAGTGGGGTAAATGGGTAGCTGAAATTCGAGAACCAAACAAACGCTCTCGAATTTGGCTTGGTTCTTATTCTTCCCCTGTTGCTGCTGCTCGTGCTTACGACACCGCTGTATTTTACTTGCGAGGTCCTTCAGCTAGGCTTAATTTCCCTGAATGTATAGTTGATGACCATGAAATTCACGATCTATCAGCTGCTTCTATTAGAAAGAAAGCTACTGAGGTAGGTGCTAGAGTTGATGCTCTGCAAACTGCGATTCACAATTCTACTGTTAGTTCTGTTGAATCGAACTGTAATTCGAATTCTAAATCAACAAGGATGGTGATGAAGCCTGATTTGAATGAATATCCTAGCCCGGAAAGTTGCGAGGAAGATAACTGAAATCTCTGCGAGTTACAGAGGCCAAAAAGGGGATTATTGTTATGATTGATTAGATATACTGAGGATCCATGTATGAAATATAATCCGAAGGGATTATATGTTAATATTATCAATTATGATAGTTATTAAAGGAAATTTAATCTCAAATTACGAATTAGTGTTTGTTCGTTTctttgaatttaaatatttttttctacataATTTGTTACTGTTTCATTGAAGATTGGAATGGAATCGTACTAATAATAGAAGataaaagccaaaaaaaaaaaacaagatatGGCCtacaaaaaaaagggaaaattcaGTTGGCAAACAAATTCTCTTTTATGTTAACAAGTAGATAAgaagataagaagaagaagaagagattgtGTTGTAAACCGGTAAAATATGTGACGTTGATCGTGTGTGGAGACCACCACCGCTATACGATGGAGTGCCCCACGCCAGAGTCATGGTGCTTtaatatactaaataaaaaaacaaaaaagtagtGGTCCTAATTATTTGATAGCATGTGTTCAAAATTTGTATTAACGTcttgattaaatttgaattgaatAAGGTACTATTTATATGATAATGAATAACGTTTTtaatagaatatattttttttttttgcgtttaagggtttaaattttaataaagaatGAAATAGTTTTATCACTGTATCGCGACTGCTGTCGATAGTAATGGGCCTAATTAAGTCACTGTCAGGGGTGGgcattatgatgattatgaagCTGAGAAGGAAAGCTTTCTTCCCTATTTGCTTGGGTATTGGATGATGCACACCTGGGCGGTGCTgatattttcaatacttttagATATTTATTTCGTTTGTGAATATTTGAAGTCAAAACGGATTTAAATATTAttgagttgtgaatttttgaaaattttatgtaCGCTTTATTGCCTTCATCAATGAAGGATCAAATTCCTTTTGGCTTAGGTCTTTTATggaattgaatttcaaatttgacttCTATAAGTTTAAATTAGTGAATTGCAAGTGAAACgtaaaatttgtaaatttatatgaaattataagGCATGAAATACGTTAAAGGACTTAATTATTTAGACATATTATGTCACATTTATGTAGGACgaggttaaaataaaaaatgagacatcatataatcaattagaAGGTGAAAATTGTAATAAGATACTTGTAATTGACTTCTATCGATGTTTAGTTCGTGTAAAGAatgtaaaattatcattttattggagttatatattagtgttacgtGTTTGgatttttaagtcatttttgctAATATTATTAGTGCTATCTGTTTGAGTGGTGGAGCCAAGTGCCAACCGTTGTTTTTCATTGGCTTTTCACAAATCGTACAATCAACATACAGACTTCATAAAAAGATTTCATTTGTTATCTTTTGAAGTCTCACTttcgaaaaaaaagaaatttaaattcaaaatttccgATTACAAAGGAGATTTcgtatttataaaatttgagtTGAGATTTTcgatttaaaatgaaaaagtattTACTAGTTGACCACTACTCGTGGATTTCAGTTGTTTTCACATGAAGACCAGGAATTCTTATTTGCTTTGTCAGATCAAAGTACAGGATTCTGAACATATCTTAGATTCCTAAATACATTTTCTGATGCAtagttgatttaaaataaaataaattagttgtGCAGTTTGTCTTATTTAATTAGCAACATGGAGATAAGTACGAGGGGGATATGATATTGTATCAAAAGCTctcatttaaaaaaagaaacaaccAATCCTAAGCAATTCCATTGACCTGTATGTGTTTCATTTCTATTCAAAGCTTCGTATATTGAGggtttgattaatttaaattcgtgtataggtaaaatattttttataaattgatttaatttttttaatttatatttgaaatctctaactaaaaataaaagatatgtatatatattcgTAAATTATACACAAGCTTTTAGTGTATGCATTTTGGCATGGAAAAAGCATTTCTGAGTCCAATTTCCCCATGTATGATGCTTATAATGTTTGGGagattatttttatagaaatatttacttttaattagtaaaatcaatataaaaaaaaacaaatttcataaataatattgCATGAGTTATAAGCGCACACAAATGGACCACTCACTCCCATGAGGCCATGACCCATCCCCGTCTACCCCCCATTCGCATTTCGCCACTCTCTACCCCACACCCCACCCCAATCGTTGTATCAATGTCAGGTGTGAGTCCCTTTCTTATCGTCCAAGAGTATTGATTCTTCACTTGCATGTGATCTATCTCATCTAAACGCTCCTTATCATCCCTGACTCAGCTCACCCTCTCCACACTACCCAACCTATTTTGGATCCTCAATACTATTgttctaataaatttttatcCTCATTTGTCTAGTTTCTTCAAGGCACCATAAAGTATATAGAAGTTCATTAAAGTCtaataattttgtgattttcCACCAAATACAAGTTTTCTAACAATATCTTACAATGATAAATATATTGGTGTTGTTATCTATGTTTAATGTTTGGTAGTTGGAGGTTTAGTCATAACatgattgttttattttaattattattattag includes:
- the LOC107015979 gene encoding ethylene-responsive transcription factor ERF010, whose translation is MMEGEKRKQRQHQQDKPYRGIRMRKWGKWVAEIREPNKRSRIWLGSYSSPVAAARAYDTAVFYLRGPSARLNFPECIVDDHEIHDLSAASIRKKATEVGARVDALQTAIHNSTVSSVESNCNSNSKSTRMVMKPDLNEYPSPESCEEDN